One Sanguibacter sp. HDW7 DNA window includes the following coding sequences:
- a CDS encoding DNA-formamidopyrimidine glycosylase family protein, whose amino-acid sequence MPEGDVLRLTAARLDAALRGAVLVRAELRWADLGDVDLTGREVTEVTAYGKNLLVRTTDGWTVHAHLRMEGRWYVARTGTPEASGRAPHVRAVLASARWTALGENLGMLHVVRTRDEGRLLGHLGPDLLADDLDVPAAALRLRDAGDGPGVSVAEALLDQRRVAGIGTIYAAESLFARRTDPWRTVGTLGPDELAALLLTARTRMARVVAHGLGALDARAHGRVGRPCVRCRTAIAVGQARRPPFERPIFYCPRCQAPQPGVSRSV is encoded by the coding sequence GTGCCCGAGGGTGACGTCCTGCGGCTCACGGCCGCGCGCCTCGACGCCGCGCTGCGCGGCGCGGTCCTCGTGCGAGCCGAGCTCCGCTGGGCCGACCTGGGCGACGTCGACCTCACGGGCCGCGAGGTCACCGAGGTCACCGCGTACGGCAAGAACCTGCTCGTGCGCACGACGGACGGCTGGACGGTCCATGCTCACCTGCGTATGGAGGGCCGCTGGTACGTCGCGCGCACGGGGACGCCCGAGGCGTCGGGCAGGGCGCCGCACGTCAGGGCCGTGCTCGCCTCAGCACGGTGGACAGCGCTCGGCGAGAACCTCGGCATGCTCCACGTCGTCCGGACGCGCGACGAGGGCCGCCTGCTCGGGCACCTCGGGCCCGACCTCCTCGCGGACGACCTCGACGTCCCCGCGGCGGCGCTGCGGCTGCGCGACGCGGGCGACGGCCCGGGGGTGAGCGTCGCGGAGGCTCTCCTCGACCAGCGTCGCGTCGCGGGCATCGGCACGATCTACGCGGCCGAGTCGCTCTTCGCACGTCGCACCGACCCGTGGCGGACCGTCGGCACCCTCGGTCCGGACGAGCTTGCCGCGCTGCTCCTCACCGCGCGCACGCGCATGGCGCGCGTCGTCGCGCACGGGCTCGGCGCGCTCGACGCCCGGGCCCACGGACGCGTCGGGCGGCCGTGCGTGCGCTGCCGCACCGCGATCGCGGTGGGACAGGCACGCAGGCCGCCCTTCGAACGTCCGATCTTCTACTGCCCGCGGTGCCAGGCACCGCAGCCAGGTGTCAGCCGATCGGTGTGA
- a CDS encoding DEAD/DEAH box helicase, which produces MVPVTPTPRTTDLLAGFGAPTRAWFGGAFAAPTQVQTEAWSAIRGGSHALVIAPTGSGKTLAAFLWAIDRILARDASSDGPRTDRILYVSPLKALAADVERNLASPLTGIRNAAAAAGTSLPPVTVGTRTGDTTPSERRRLAVHPPDILITTPESLFLMLTSSAREGLREVGTVVVDEIHAVAGTKRGAHLALSLERLDLLLDSPAQRIGLSATARPTSVVAELLAGHRTTADGGRPVVVVEPPARRQVDLEIVVPVEDLTDIGATPLPGAEAADDGPDLTGAATSPLARASVWPHVEERIVDLATTSRSTIVFTNSRRGAERLTSRLNEIWARRQGLDVPDTGASQPAAVPGQAGTSAGVDGVFARAHHGSMSRAERSFTEGELKAGRLPVVVATSSLELGIDMGSVDLVVLVGSPPSVASGLQRVGRAGHAVGVPSHGVLVPTHTGDLVPAAVTAARMRAGELEPLRLVRNPLDVLAQQIVAMVALEDWPLDELEATVRRAAPFAQLPGSALRGVLDMLTGRYPSEAFGELRARLTWDRGRDVLQARPGAQRLAVTSGGTIPDRGLYGVFLAASAPAGATDEVRADTTPRSRGGRRVGELDEEMVYESRVGDTITLGSTTWRIDEITPDRVLVTPAPGLPGRMPFWKGDSPARPAELGRAIGAWTRTTVARVIPVAPARTESALAHLAEEGLDPWAAGNVVGHLREQHAATGVVPDDRTIVVERFRDEIGDWRVVVHSPFGARIHAPWALLLGARLRERYGVDVAAMHADDGIVLRLPDIGLDGVGADGTWSGVLTDGAAPEVADELFTDPADVAGQVRDALTGSAHFAARFREAAARALLLPRRSPDRRQPLWQQRQRSAQLLEVAAGYPEFPIVHEAARECLQDDFDVESLTTLMADVAAGRIDVVHVDTTQPSPFARSLLLGYTAQNLYGADAPLAEQRAATLALDPTLLDELLGGSSGAQLADLLDPTAVEQVAAELDGLAPERRARGHEGLLDLLRRRGPSSLAELVARSEDGADVAEWLATLRSSRQVAVVRLPGLAHATAADDAERWLAVEDAARVRDALGAALPVGLPDALLAPVDDPLGDLVRRHARTHVPFPADDVAARYGLPVAVVREILDRLVAAGELVRGRMLPAVLGGTGAEYADRDVVRRLRRRSLALLRAEVEPAPAAALGLFLPRWQRIGDLRGRAGLLRAIEQLAGAPVPASDLEQRILPGRVVDYSPALLDALTTSGEVLWAGHAPLSAPGKGAGDGIVSLHLADTAPLTLPVPSDVPGPAATAYVLTALDGSGAHFLDRVVDRARLAAEDADDRAALGDDPSEAVREALWHLVWTGRATNDSLGPLRALLGASSRAPRTPARPVHRPRGRFGLAALSRPPSSEVLHGGGRWSLLPTVEPDPTVRAHALAMVLLDRHGIVTRALAPAEQVVGRYPDLYKVLTALEAAGQVRRGYFVEHLGGSQFAVPGAVDVLRDDARAVERRTAGAPAEASVRDGAAVEPGIVLAACDPANPYGAALVWPASTTEVRHRPGRKAGAAVVLVDGVLALYVERGGRTLLSFTDDAGLLGRAAHALAASAATGYLGRMTVRHVDGTEVFGLGGPVVEALTGAGFALTPRGLRVRGAVRP; this is translated from the coding sequence ATGGTCCCCGTGACACCCACTCCCCGGACCACCGACCTGCTCGCCGGGTTCGGCGCGCCCACGCGCGCCTGGTTCGGTGGCGCGTTCGCCGCGCCGACGCAGGTCCAGACGGAGGCCTGGTCCGCGATCCGGGGCGGATCCCACGCCCTCGTCATCGCACCGACAGGCTCGGGCAAGACGCTCGCGGCGTTCCTCTGGGCGATCGACCGCATCCTCGCGCGCGACGCGTCGTCGGACGGACCGCGGACGGACCGCATCCTCTACGTCTCGCCGCTCAAGGCTCTCGCAGCGGACGTCGAGCGCAACCTCGCGAGCCCGCTCACGGGCATCCGCAACGCGGCGGCGGCGGCCGGCACGTCGCTGCCGCCCGTCACCGTCGGCACCAGGACGGGTGACACCACGCCCTCCGAGCGACGCCGGCTCGCGGTGCATCCGCCCGACATCCTCATCACGACGCCCGAGTCGCTCTTCCTCATGCTCACCTCGTCCGCACGCGAGGGGCTGCGAGAGGTCGGCACGGTCGTCGTCGACGAGATCCACGCCGTCGCGGGCACCAAGCGCGGCGCCCACCTCGCGCTCTCCCTCGAGCGGCTCGACCTCCTTCTGGACTCGCCCGCGCAACGCATCGGTCTCTCGGCGACCGCCCGCCCCACGTCCGTCGTCGCAGAGCTCCTCGCAGGTCACCGCACGACAGCCGACGGAGGCCGTCCGGTCGTCGTCGTCGAGCCACCCGCACGGCGCCAGGTCGACCTCGAGATCGTCGTGCCCGTCGAGGACCTCACTGACATCGGAGCGACGCCGCTGCCCGGTGCCGAGGCAGCCGACGACGGCCCCGACCTCACGGGCGCCGCGACGTCGCCGCTCGCGCGCGCATCGGTGTGGCCCCACGTCGAGGAACGCATCGTCGACCTTGCCACGACGAGCCGCTCGACGATCGTCTTCACGAACTCCCGACGGGGTGCCGAGCGCCTCACCTCGCGTCTCAACGAGATCTGGGCACGACGCCAGGGGCTCGACGTGCCCGACACGGGCGCGTCGCAGCCCGCGGCCGTCCCTGGTCAGGCAGGAACGTCAGCGGGGGTCGACGGGGTCTTCGCGCGTGCGCACCACGGTTCGATGTCCCGTGCCGAGCGCTCGTTCACGGAGGGCGAGCTCAAGGCCGGCCGTCTGCCCGTCGTCGTCGCGACGAGCTCTCTCGAGCTCGGCATCGACATGGGCAGCGTCGACCTCGTCGTCCTCGTCGGCTCCCCGCCCTCGGTCGCGTCAGGCCTCCAGCGCGTCGGGCGCGCGGGCCATGCCGTCGGGGTGCCGAGCCACGGCGTCCTGGTGCCGACGCACACGGGCGACCTCGTGCCGGCCGCCGTGACGGCCGCACGCATGCGGGCGGGCGAGCTCGAACCGTTGCGGCTCGTGCGCAACCCGCTCGACGTCCTCGCGCAGCAGATCGTCGCGATGGTCGCGCTCGAGGACTGGCCCCTCGACGAGCTCGAGGCGACCGTGCGCCGCGCCGCGCCGTTCGCACAGCTGCCGGGCTCGGCGCTGCGCGGGGTCCTCGACATGCTCACGGGCCGCTACCCGTCGGAGGCGTTCGGCGAGCTCCGCGCACGGCTCACCTGGGACCGCGGGCGGGACGTCCTCCAGGCGCGACCGGGCGCTCAGCGGCTCGCGGTGACGAGCGGCGGCACGATCCCCGACCGCGGGCTCTACGGCGTCTTCCTCGCGGCATCTGCGCCCGCCGGCGCCACGGACGAGGTGCGCGCCGACACGACGCCCCGCTCGCGCGGTGGACGCCGCGTCGGCGAGCTCGACGAGGAGATGGTGTACGAGTCACGCGTCGGCGACACGATCACGCTCGGCTCGACGACGTGGCGCATCGACGAGATCACCCCCGACCGCGTCCTCGTGACGCCCGCGCCCGGCCTGCCGGGCCGCATGCCGTTCTGGAAGGGAGACTCCCCCGCGCGTCCCGCAGAGCTCGGGCGCGCGATCGGCGCGTGGACGCGCACGACGGTCGCGCGAGTCATCCCCGTGGCCCCGGCCCGCACGGAGTCGGCGCTCGCGCACCTCGCGGAGGAGGGGCTCGACCCGTGGGCGGCCGGCAACGTCGTCGGGCACCTGCGTGAGCAGCACGCCGCGACGGGCGTCGTGCCGGACGACCGCACGATCGTCGTCGAGCGCTTCCGTGACGAGATCGGCGACTGGCGCGTCGTCGTCCACAGCCCCTTCGGGGCGCGCATCCACGCGCCGTGGGCGCTCCTGCTCGGCGCCCGGCTCCGCGAGCGTTACGGGGTCGACGTCGCGGCCATGCACGCGGACGACGGCATCGTCCTGCGCCTGCCCGACATCGGGCTCGACGGCGTCGGGGCCGACGGCACGTGGTCAGGAGTCCTCACGGACGGCGCTGCGCCCGAGGTCGCCGACGAGCTCTTCACGGACCCCGCCGACGTCGCGGGGCAGGTGCGCGACGCGCTCACCGGCTCGGCGCACTTCGCGGCACGCTTCCGCGAGGCCGCGGCGCGTGCGCTCCTGCTGCCCAGGCGCTCGCCCGACCGTCGGCAGCCCCTGTGGCAGCAGCGGCAGCGCTCCGCGCAGCTGCTCGAGGTCGCGGCGGGCTACCCCGAGTTCCCGATCGTCCACGAGGCCGCGCGCGAGTGCCTCCAGGACGACTTCGACGTCGAGTCGCTCACGACGCTCATGGCGGACGTCGCCGCGGGGCGCATCGACGTCGTCCACGTCGACACGACGCAGCCCTCGCCGTTCGCCCGCTCCCTCCTGCTCGGCTACACCGCGCAGAACCTCTATGGCGCCGACGCGCCGCTCGCCGAGCAGCGGGCCGCGACGCTCGCGCTCGACCCGACCCTGCTCGACGAGCTGCTCGGAGGCTCGTCGGGCGCCCAGCTCGCGGACCTCCTCGACCCGACGGCCGTCGAGCAGGTCGCGGCCGAGCTCGACGGGCTCGCCCCGGAGCGCCGCGCACGCGGGCACGAGGGGCTGCTCGACCTGCTGCGGCGCCGCGGGCCGTCGTCGCTCGCGGAGCTCGTCGCGCGGTCGGAGGACGGCGCGGACGTCGCCGAATGGCTCGCGACGCTCCGGTCGTCACGCCAGGTCGCCGTCGTGCGGCTGCCAGGTCTCGCGCACGCGACCGCAGCTGACGACGCCGAACGGTGGCTCGCCGTCGAGGACGCGGCCCGCGTGCGGGACGCGCTCGGCGCAGCGCTCCCGGTCGGGCTGCCCGACGCGCTCCTGGCACCCGTCGACGATCCGCTCGGTGACCTCGTGCGGCGGCACGCCCGCACGCACGTGCCGTTCCCCGCGGACGACGTCGCGGCGCGCTACGGCCTGCCCGTCGCCGTCGTGAGGGAGATCCTCGACCGGCTCGTCGCGGCGGGGGAGCTCGTCCGCGGCCGCATGCTGCCGGCAGTGCTCGGCGGCACGGGCGCGGAGTACGCGGACCGTGACGTCGTGCGACGGCTGCGCAGGAGGTCGCTCGCGCTGCTGCGTGCCGAGGTCGAGCCCGCGCCCGCGGCGGCGCTCGGGCTGTTCCTGCCGCGCTGGCAGCGGATCGGCGACCTGCGCGGCCGCGCCGGGCTGCTGCGCGCGATCGAGCAGCTCGCAGGCGCGCCCGTGCCGGCCTCGGACCTCGAGCAGCGGATCCTTCCCGGCCGGGTCGTCGACTACTCCCCCGCCCTGCTCGACGCGCTCACGACGAGCGGCGAGGTGCTGTGGGCCGGGCACGCGCCGCTCTCCGCACCCGGCAAGGGCGCGGGCGACGGCATCGTGAGCCTCCACCTCGCGGACACCGCGCCGCTCACGCTGCCCGTGCCGTCCGACGTTCCCGGTCCGGCCGCGACGGCCTACGTCCTCACCGCGCTCGACGGCTCGGGTGCACACTTCCTCGACCGGGTCGTCGACCGCGCCCGCCTCGCGGCCGAGGACGCGGACGACCGGGCCGCGCTCGGGGACGATCCCTCCGAGGCGGTCCGGGAGGCACTGTGGCACCTCGTGTGGACGGGGCGCGCGACGAACGACTCGCTCGGCCCGCTGCGGGCTCTCCTCGGCGCGTCCTCGCGCGCCCCACGCACCCCGGCTCGGCCGGTCCACCGTCCGCGCGGACGCTTCGGGCTCGCGGCGCTCTCGCGCCCGCCGTCGTCCGAGGTGCTCCACGGCGGTGGCCGCTGGTCGCTCCTGCCCACCGTCGAGCCCGACCCGACGGTGCGCGCGCACGCGCTCGCCATGGTGCTGCTCGACCGGCACGGCATCGTCACGCGCGCGCTCGCGCCCGCTGAGCAGGTCGTCGGACGCTACCCCGACCTCTACAAGGTGCTCACGGCGCTCGAGGCCGCAGGGCAGGTCCGTCGCGGCTACTTCGTCGAGCACCTCGGCGGCTCGCAGTTCGCTGTGCCCGGTGCGGTTGACGTGCTGCGGGACGACGCGCGTGCTGTCGAGCGGCGGACCGCGGGTGCGCCGGCCGAGGCCTCGGTCCGCGACGGTGCGGCGGTCGAACCCGGCATCGTCCTCGCGGCGTGCGACCCTGCCAACCCGTACGGGGCCGCGCTCGTCTGGCCTGCAAGCACGACCGAGGTGCGCCACCGCCCCGGGCGCAAGGCGGGCGCCGCGGTCGTCCTCGTCGACGGCGTGCTCGCCCTCTACGTCGAGCGCGGCGGGCGCACGCTGCTGTCGTTCACCGACGACGCAGGTCTGCTCGGGCGCGCGGCGCACGCGCTCGCCGCCTCCGCCGCGACGGGCTACCTCGGGCGCATGACGGTGCGACACGTCGACGGCACCGAGGTGTTCGGGCTCGGCGGGCCGGTCGTCGAGGCGCTCACGGGCGCGGGCTTCGCACTCACGCCGCGGGGCCTGCGCGTCCGCGGAGCGGTCCGGCCATGA
- a CDS encoding DUF3046 domain-containing protein, with translation MRYREFWDLVDDVFGRAYGRSIAGDQVLEELGGRTAARSIEDGVEPRLVWHALCDAMQVPDAERWGSDPHRQAPPR, from the coding sequence GTGAGGTATCGCGAGTTCTGGGACCTGGTCGATGACGTCTTCGGGCGCGCCTACGGGCGGTCGATCGCGGGGGACCAGGTGCTCGAGGAGCTGGGCGGCCGCACCGCCGCGCGTTCGATCGAGGACGGCGTCGAGCCGCGTCTCGTGTGGCACGCCCTGTGCGACGCCATGCAGGTGCCTGACGCCGAGCGCTGGGGGAGCGACCCGCACCGGCAGGCTCCGCCGCGCTGA
- the recA gene encoding recombinase RecA: MAASADREKALEAALSQIDRQFGKGSIMRLGDDDRPAVEVVPTGSIALDVALGIGGLPRGRIVEIYGPESSGKTTVALHAVANAQRQGGIAAFIDAEHALDPEYAKKLGVDTDALLVSQPDTGEQALEIMDMLVRSGAIDIIVVDSVAALVPKAEIEGEMGDSHVGLQARLMSQALRKLTGALSSTGTTAIFINQLREKIGVFFGSPETTTGGKALKFYASVRMDIRRIETLKEGTDAVGNRTRVKVVKNKMAPPFKQAEFDILYGVGISREGSLIDLGVEHGIVRKSGSWYTYEGDQLGQGKENSRGFLRDNPELAAEIERRIKEKLGIIPPSEAPAEGVAGADPEAPAAEAAPKKGRAKAAKVDF; this comes from the coding sequence ATGGCAGCATCCGCGGACCGCGAGAAGGCGCTCGAGGCAGCGCTCAGCCAGATCGACCGCCAGTTCGGCAAGGGCTCGATCATGCGTCTCGGTGACGACGACCGCCCCGCGGTCGAGGTCGTCCCGACGGGATCGATCGCGCTCGACGTCGCGCTCGGCATCGGAGGCCTGCCTCGTGGGCGCATCGTCGAGATCTACGGCCCCGAGTCGAGCGGCAAGACGACAGTCGCGCTCCACGCGGTCGCCAACGCGCAGCGCCAGGGCGGCATCGCTGCGTTCATCGACGCCGAGCACGCGCTCGACCCGGAGTACGCGAAGAAGCTCGGCGTCGACACGGACGCGCTCCTCGTCTCCCAGCCGGACACCGGCGAGCAGGCGCTCGAGATCATGGACATGCTCGTCCGCTCGGGCGCGATCGACATCATCGTCGTCGACTCGGTCGCCGCGCTCGTGCCCAAGGCGGAGATCGAGGGCGAGATGGGTGACAGCCACGTCGGTCTCCAGGCCCGCCTCATGTCGCAGGCGCTCCGCAAGCTCACGGGCGCCCTGTCCTCGACGGGCACGACCGCGATCTTCATCAATCAGCTTCGCGAGAAGATCGGTGTGTTCTTCGGCTCACCGGAGACGACGACGGGTGGTAAGGCGCTGAAGTTCTACGCGTCGGTCCGCATGGACATCCGCCGCATCGAGACCCTCAAGGAGGGTACGGACGCGGTCGGTAACCGCACGCGCGTCAAGGTCGTCAAGAACAAGATGGCCCCGCCCTTCAAGCAGGCGGAGTTCGACATCCTCTACGGTGTCGGCATCTCGCGCGAGGGAAGCCTCATCGACCTCGGCGTCGAGCACGGCATCGTCCGCAAGTCCGGCTCCTGGTACACCTACGAGGGCGACCAGCTCGGCCAGGGCAAGGAGAACTCGCGGGGCTTCCTCCGCGACAACCCCGAGCTCGCTGCTGAGATCGAGCGCCGCATCAAGGAGAAGCTGGGCATCATCCCGCCGTCCGAGGCCCCTGCCGAGGGCGTCGCGGGGGCAGACCCCGAGGCCCCTGCTGCCGAGGCGGCCCCGAAGAAGGGCCGGGCCAAGGCCGCGAAGGTCGACTTCTGA
- a CDS encoding regulatory protein RecX, protein MDERGVSQPAPTDLEVEDAAREYLLRSLTASARSRQQLAAGLASRDVPEDVAERLLDRFTDVGLIDDAALAQAIVRTRSQESGAARRRIATELRRKGIAADVAEEALIQVDDEDERRSAFDLARVRARRLVGLERDVALRRLVGFLGRKGYPPTLCLDAARAGLEGALDDSTETDRSD, encoded by the coding sequence ATGGACGAGCGCGGGGTCTCGCAGCCTGCGCCGACCGACCTCGAGGTCGAGGACGCGGCCCGGGAGTATCTTCTGCGGTCGCTCACGGCGTCGGCGCGGTCACGTCAGCAGCTGGCGGCCGGGCTGGCCTCGCGCGATGTCCCCGAGGACGTCGCCGAGAGGCTGCTCGACCGCTTCACCGACGTCGGTCTCATCGACGACGCGGCGCTCGCGCAGGCGATCGTGCGGACACGGAGCCAGGAGTCGGGCGCCGCACGCCGGCGCATCGCGACGGAGCTGCGACGCAAGGGCATCGCGGCGGACGTCGCGGAGGAGGCGCTCATCCAGGTCGACGATGAGGACGAGCGGCGGTCGGCATTCGACCTCGCCCGCGTGCGCGCCCGTCGGCTCGTGGGGCTCGAGCGGGACGTCGCGCTGCGACGGCTCGTCGGTTTCCTCGGCCGGAAGGGCTATCCGCCCACGCTCTGCCTCGACGCCGCGCGTGCGGGCCTCGAGGGTGCGCTCGACGATTCGACAGAGACCGACCGGTCCGACTGA
- a CDS encoding HD domain-containing protein, with protein MIEDWPALLLVLVLLLACLVALVLVLVARREAAAVRAQAREDVASLKDEIQSRAVEADRRTVRLDDERSRLESDRARLADASARVEQLVARLDTRTETLRVQESELAAQRAAHEARVAEDLAQLAGTTVADARARLADALADQAARDVESRLRRSERRLRTESAARAREILTTAVERLAVPTSSQLSVTVVPLPSPDLKGPIIGRDGRNIKAFEALTGVNLIVDESDDHVQLSSFDAERREIAQQSLERMLADGRINLERMERVVATVTAEAAERSRDSARSAIDEARIRPLHPDLEEHIGRLRLRTSYGQVVQQHLVESALLARTIAAEIGADAEVAARAAFLHDVGKAVPSGERGSHARAGAELAARCGESDVVVNAIAAHHGEVEAESVEAVVVQIADAISASRPGARREDAETHVERLEALERAVAAHPGVARALALSSGHDVRVVVEPDVVGDDELTSLAERIASAISETQAVPGEVRVTVVRELRATATAG; from the coding sequence GTGATCGAGGACTGGCCCGCGCTTCTGCTCGTGCTCGTGCTGCTGCTCGCGTGTCTCGTCGCGCTCGTCCTCGTGCTCGTCGCGCGTCGCGAGGCCGCCGCGGTGCGCGCCCAGGCCCGCGAGGACGTCGCCTCGCTCAAGGACGAGATTCAGTCCCGGGCCGTCGAGGCCGACCGGCGGACAGTGCGGCTCGACGACGAACGCTCGCGGCTCGAGTCTGACCGCGCCCGACTCGCCGATGCGAGCGCGCGGGTCGAACAGCTCGTGGCACGCCTCGACACCCGCACCGAGACCCTCCGCGTCCAGGAGTCGGAGCTTGCAGCGCAGCGCGCAGCGCACGAGGCTCGCGTGGCCGAGGACCTCGCCCAGCTCGCCGGCACGACCGTCGCCGACGCGCGGGCACGCCTCGCCGACGCCCTCGCCGACCAGGCAGCTCGTGACGTCGAGTCGCGTCTGCGCAGGAGCGAACGTCGACTGCGCACGGAGTCCGCAGCGCGCGCGAGAGAGATCCTCACGACCGCCGTCGAGAGGCTCGCGGTCCCGACCTCGAGCCAGCTCTCCGTCACCGTCGTCCCGTTGCCCTCGCCCGACCTCAAGGGCCCGATCATCGGCCGCGACGGACGCAACATCAAGGCGTTCGAGGCGCTCACGGGCGTCAACCTCATCGTCGACGAGTCCGACGACCACGTGCAGCTCTCGAGCTTCGACGCCGAGCGTCGTGAGATCGCGCAGCAGAGCCTCGAGCGCATGCTCGCGGACGGAAGGATCAACCTCGAGCGCATGGAGCGGGTCGTCGCGACCGTGACGGCTGAGGCCGCCGAACGCAGCCGTGACTCCGCACGGTCTGCGATCGACGAGGCCCGTATCCGGCCGCTCCACCCCGACCTCGAGGAGCACATCGGCAGGCTGCGCCTCCGTACGTCCTACGGCCAGGTCGTCCAGCAGCACCTCGTCGAGAGCGCGCTGCTCGCGAGGACCATCGCCGCCGAGATCGGAGCTGACGCCGAGGTTGCCGCGCGCGCCGCCTTCCTCCACGACGTCGGCAAGGCCGTGCCCTCGGGCGAGCGGGGATCCCACGCCCGCGCAGGCGCAGAGCTCGCGGCACGGTGCGGGGAGAGCGACGTCGTCGTCAACGCGATCGCCGCCCACCACGGCGAGGTCGAGGCCGAGTCCGTCGAGGCCGTCGTCGTGCAGATCGCCGACGCCATCTCCGCGTCGCGACCCGGCGCGCGGCGCGAGGACGCCGAGACGCACGTCGAACGGCTCGAGGCACTCGAACGCGCCGTGGCCGCCCACCCCGGCGTCGCACGCGCCCTCGCACTCTCCTCGGGCCACGACGTCCGCGTCGTCGTCGAGCCCGACGTCGTCGGCGACGACGAGCTCACGTCGCTCGCCGAGCGGATCGCGTCGGCGATCTCCGAGACCCAGGCGGTGCCGGGCGAGGTGCGGGTCACCGTCGTCCGCGAGCTCCGGGCGACCGCGACGGCCGGCTGA
- a CDS encoding alpha/beta fold hydrolase, with protein MTTTTHRPTILLVPGYWLGAWAWDEVIEHLLPHHPGTVPVTLPGLDPDDPRRSEATLEGQVFALLDLLALHGVTEAQPAVLVAHSGANAPVSLLLDRHPTLVARVVWVDSGPLAPGQAEEPGSAEEPREPGAGEVPDGVDAALELPPFDVLAQGASIEGLDAAMLARFRARAVPEPGGVVRAAVTLTHDARRAVPTTLVCCSIPGSQVRELAAAGHPMFAEVALLEQVDVVDLPTGHWPMWSRPRELAEIIAAEAARVG; from the coding sequence ATGACCACCACGACGCACCGTCCGACCATCCTTCTCGTCCCCGGCTACTGGCTCGGGGCATGGGCATGGGACGAGGTCATCGAGCACCTTCTCCCGCACCACCCTGGCACCGTCCCGGTGACCCTGCCTGGCCTCGACCCCGACGATCCTCGGCGGAGCGAGGCAACCCTCGAGGGGCAGGTGTTCGCGCTCCTCGACCTTCTCGCGCTGCACGGCGTCACCGAGGCGCAGCCGGCCGTCCTCGTCGCGCACAGCGGTGCGAACGCGCCCGTGAGCCTCCTGCTCGACCGGCACCCCACGCTCGTCGCACGCGTCGTCTGGGTCGACTCGGGGCCCCTGGCACCCGGGCAGGCCGAGGAGCCCGGGAGCGCCGAGGAGCCGCGCGAGCCGGGTGCGGGCGAGGTCCCCGACGGGGTCGACGCCGCGCTCGAGCTGCCGCCGTTCGACGTGCTGGCCCAAGGTGCGAGCATCGAAGGGTTGGACGCCGCGATGCTCGCGAGATTCCGTGCCCGCGCCGTGCCCGAGCCGGGAGGCGTGGTGCGTGCGGCGGTGACGCTCACCCACGATGCGCGCCGCGCGGTGCCGACCACGCTCGTGTGCTGCTCGATCCCTGGCTCTCAGGTGCGTGAGCTTGCGGCTGCGGGCCACCCGATGTTCGCCGAGGTCGCGCTGCTCGAACAGGTCGATGTCGTCGACCTACCGACGGGTCACTGGCCCATGTGGAGCCGCCCGCGCGAGCTCGCGGAGATCATCGCGGCCGAGGCCGCCCGGGTGGGCTGA